In one Methylobacterium sp. SyP6R genomic region, the following are encoded:
- a CDS encoding ABC-F family ATP-binding cassette domain-containing protein: MAAPPLLTLQGIALTFGGTPLLNGADLSLAPGDRTCLVGRNGSGKSTLLKVAAGLVEPDKGVRFLQPGTTVRYLAQEPDFSGHDTTLSFVEAGMGPGDEIYRARYLLESLGLTGEEDPSRLSGGESRRAALAQALAPEPDILLLDEPTNHLDLPAIEWLEAELKGSRSALVLISHDRRFLEALSRSIVWLDRGTTRRLDQGFAAFEGWRDQVFEEEERERHKLDRKIAAEEDWLRYGVTARRKRNVKRLAGLHDLRRQAREHRGPVGAATMTVSETEASGTLVVEARDVAKAYGDRPIVRDLSLRIAKGDRLGIVGANGTGKTTLVNLLTGRLPPDEGIVKVGANVTLNLLDQRRSALDPERTVADVLTGGGSDSVQVGNQSRHVIGYMKDFLFSPEQARTPVSVLSGGERNRLLLARALAEAGNLLVLDEPTNDLDLETLDLLQEMLGEYAGTLILVSHDRDFLDRVVDTVLVSEGEGRWVAYAGGYSDMVAQRGVGVQARGVVSPSAKDGARDGVKAVPKPAAARPAARKRLGFNEQHELKTLPARIAALEGNRAKLRAALDDPTLYARDPARFEAISRTLATTETDLASAEERWLELEVMREEMEG, encoded by the coding sequence ATGGCCGCTCCTCCGCTCCTCACCCTCCAGGGCATCGCGCTCACCTTCGGCGGCACGCCGCTGCTCAATGGCGCCGACCTCTCGCTGGCTCCCGGCGACCGCACCTGCCTCGTCGGCCGCAACGGCTCGGGCAAGTCGACCCTGCTCAAGGTCGCCGCCGGGCTGGTCGAGCCCGACAAGGGCGTGCGCTTCCTCCAGCCCGGCACGACGGTCCGCTACCTCGCCCAGGAGCCGGACTTTTCCGGCCACGACACCACCCTGTCCTTCGTCGAGGCCGGGATGGGGCCGGGCGACGAGATCTACCGGGCGCGCTACCTGCTGGAGAGCTTGGGGCTCACCGGCGAGGAGGATCCGAGCCGGCTGTCGGGGGGCGAATCGCGCCGCGCGGCGCTCGCCCAGGCGCTCGCGCCCGAGCCCGACATCCTGCTCCTCGACGAGCCGACCAACCATCTCGACCTGCCGGCGATCGAGTGGCTGGAGGCCGAGCTGAAGGGCAGCCGCTCGGCGCTCGTCCTCATCAGCCACGACCGGCGCTTCCTCGAAGCCCTGTCGCGCTCGATCGTCTGGCTCGACCGCGGCACGACGCGGCGCCTCGACCAGGGGTTTGCCGCCTTCGAGGGCTGGCGCGACCAGGTGTTCGAGGAGGAGGAGCGCGAGCGCCACAAGCTCGACCGCAAGATCGCGGCGGAAGAGGACTGGCTGCGCTACGGCGTGACCGCGCGGCGCAAGCGCAACGTCAAGCGGCTCGCCGGCCTGCACGACCTGCGCCGCCAGGCCCGCGAGCATCGCGGGCCGGTCGGCGCCGCGACGATGACGGTGAGCGAGACCGAGGCCTCCGGCACCCTGGTGGTCGAGGCGCGCGACGTCGCGAAAGCTTACGGCGACCGCCCGATCGTCCGCGACCTGAGCTTGCGCATCGCGAAGGGCGACCGGCTCGGCATCGTCGGCGCCAACGGTACCGGCAAGACGACGCTGGTCAACCTCCTCACCGGCCGCCTCCCGCCGGACGAGGGCATCGTGAAGGTGGGGGCCAACGTCACCCTCAACCTCCTCGACCAGCGCCGCAGCGCCCTCGATCCCGAGCGCACCGTCGCCGACGTGCTGACCGGCGGGGGCAGCGACAGCGTCCAGGTCGGCAACCAGAGCCGGCACGTCATCGGCTACATGAAGGACTTCCTGTTCTCGCCCGAGCAGGCGCGCACGCCGGTGAGCGTGCTCTCGGGCGGCGAGCGCAACCGGCTGCTGCTGGCCCGCGCGCTCGCCGAAGCCGGCAACCTGCTGGTGCTCGACGAACCGACCAACGACCTCGACCTCGAGACCCTCGACCTGCTCCAGGAGATGCTCGGCGAGTACGCCGGCACCCTGATCCTGGTCAGCCACGACCGCGACTTCCTCGACCGGGTCGTGGACACCGTGCTGGTCTCGGAAGGGGAGGGGCGCTGGGTCGCCTATGCGGGCGGCTACAGCGACATGGTCGCCCAGCGAGGCGTCGGCGTGCAGGCCCGCGGGGTCGTCTCGCCAAGCGCAAAGGATGGTGCAAGGGACGGCGTCAAGGCGGTGCCGAAGCCGGCTGCCGCCCGCCCGGCCGCCAGGAAGCGCCTCGGCTTCAACGAGCAGCACGAGCTCAAGACCTTGCCGGCCCGGATCGCAGCACTGGAAGGCAACCGGGCCAAGCTCCGGGCCGCCCTCGACGACCCGACCCTCTATGCCCGCGATCCCGCCCGCTTCGAGGCGATCTCCCGTACCCTGGCGACGACCGAGACCGATCTCGCGAGCGCCGAGGAACGCTGGCTCGAGCTCGAGGTGATGCGCGAGGAAATGGAAGGTTGA
- a CDS encoding DUF4365 domain-containing protein: protein MADRKVRTREHVIAAMSLHHVGYIVAKAGYVLDVPAADYGIDGLITTFDVDGSIESGYISLQLKATDHLTVRRDGCIAVRIDLRDIDFWLADFFPVIVVIFDACVEIGYYLIVQDYFKAHPLTAAQRRRATVTVHIDPEAIVSDSVVGSWRDLKTGHRKARA from the coding sequence ATGGCGGATCGCAAGGTCAGGACCCGCGAGCACGTCATCGCGGCCATGAGCCTGCACCATGTCGGCTACATCGTTGCGAAGGCCGGCTATGTTCTCGATGTTCCGGCGGCTGATTACGGCATCGATGGCCTGATCACGACCTTCGACGTCGATGGCAGCATCGAGAGCGGTTATATCTCGCTGCAACTCAAGGCGACGGACCACCTCACGGTCCGAAGGGATGGATGCATCGCTGTCCGGATCGATCTGCGCGACATCGATTTCTGGCTGGCAGATTTCTTTCCGGTGATCGTTGTGATTTTTGATGCTTGCGTGGAGATAGGATACTATCTGATCGTGCAAGATTACTTCAAGGCGCATCCGCTCACGGCGGCCCAACGACGGCGTGCCACGGTGACCGTCCACATCGACCCGGAGGCGATCGTGAGCGATAGTGTGGTCGGGTCGTGGCGGGACCTGAAGACCGGGCACAGGAAGGCGCGGGCATGA
- a CDS encoding gamma-glutamyltransferase family protein, whose translation MSVAKPDPFTTRPEIDGTFGVVASTHWIATAVGMGVLERGGNAFDAGVATAFVLQVVEPHLNGPGGDVPVILHDVRVGHPQVVCGQGPAPQAATIAHLRDDLGLDLVPGTGLLAPCVPGTFDAYMLILRDHGTWRLADVLEAAIGYARDGFPLVERVSATIATVEGLFREHWPSSAATYLKEGGVPAPGSLFTNPVLAETYARIVREAAGGSREQEIERARRIWSQGFVAEAIDAFCRGEPVMDVTGKPHRGLLTGADMASWQASVEAPIGYEYGRYTVLKAGPWTQGLATLQQFALLKGFDLDRLDPAGPDFIHLQVECAKLAFADRDTFYGDPAFVDVPVETLLSDAYNAERRRLVGATASLEQRPGTIPGFGKALDARVSEGARTAVGSSGAGEPTVGRIEASVPPDDARAGVVRGDTVHFDIIDRHGNMIAATPSGGWLQSSPVIPALGFCLGTRAQMFVLDESHPAALAPGKRPRSTLSPTMALRDGKPYLAWGSPGGDQQDQWIPQFFLRHVHAGMNLQAAIDAPAWHTEHFPSSFWPRTARPGVVVVENRISPATIAELRRRGHLVEVGSDWSEGRLTAASRDGRRLRAAANPRGMQGYAAGR comes from the coding sequence ATGAGCGTCGCCAAACCCGATCCCTTCACCACCCGCCCCGAGATCGACGGCACCTTCGGGGTCGTGGCCTCGACGCACTGGATCGCCACCGCGGTCGGGATGGGCGTGCTGGAGCGGGGCGGCAACGCCTTCGATGCCGGGGTGGCCACCGCCTTCGTGCTGCAGGTGGTCGAGCCGCATCTCAACGGACCGGGCGGCGACGTGCCGGTGATCCTGCACGACGTCCGGGTCGGGCACCCGCAGGTGGTGTGCGGCCAGGGCCCGGCGCCGCAGGCCGCCACCATCGCACACCTGCGCGACGATCTCGGCCTCGATCTCGTGCCGGGCACCGGGCTGCTCGCGCCCTGCGTGCCCGGCACCTTCGACGCTTACATGCTGATCCTGCGCGACCACGGCACCTGGCGGCTGGCCGACGTGCTGGAGGCGGCGATCGGGTATGCCCGCGACGGCTTCCCGCTGGTCGAGCGGGTCTCGGCCACCATCGCCACCGTCGAGGGGCTGTTTCGCGAGCACTGGCCGAGCTCGGCGGCGACCTACCTGAAGGAGGGCGGCGTGCCTGCCCCCGGCAGCCTGTTCACCAATCCGGTGCTCGCCGAGACCTATGCCCGCATCGTGCGCGAGGCGGCCGGCGGCTCGCGCGAGCAGGAGATCGAACGCGCCCGCCGGATCTGGTCGCAGGGCTTCGTCGCCGAGGCGATCGACGCGTTCTGCCGCGGTGAGCCGGTGATGGACGTGACGGGCAAGCCCCATCGCGGCCTCCTCACCGGGGCCGACATGGCGTCCTGGCAGGCGAGCGTCGAGGCGCCGATCGGGTACGAATACGGCCGCTACACCGTGCTGAAGGCTGGTCCCTGGACGCAAGGCCTCGCGACCCTGCAGCAGTTCGCCCTCCTCAAGGGCTTCGACCTCGACCGCCTCGATCCGGCGGGACCCGACTTCATCCATCTCCAGGTCGAGTGCGCCAAGCTGGCCTTTGCCGACCGCGACACGTTCTACGGCGACCCCGCCTTCGTCGACGTGCCGGTCGAGACCCTCCTGTCGGATGCCTACAATGCCGAGCGCCGCCGTCTCGTCGGCGCCACCGCCTCGCTGGAGCAGCGGCCGGGCACGATCCCCGGCTTCGGCAAGGCCCTCGATGCCAGGGTGAGCGAGGGCGCGCGCACGGCCGTCGGCTCGTCCGGCGCGGGGGAGCCCACGGTCGGCAGGATCGAGGCGAGCGTCCCGCCGGACGATGCCCGCGCAGGGGTGGTGCGGGGCGACACGGTGCATTTCGACATCATCGACCGGCACGGCAACATGATCGCCGCCACGCCGTCGGGCGGCTGGCTGCAATCCTCGCCGGTGATCCCGGCCCTCGGCTTCTGCCTCGGCACCCGCGCGCAGATGTTCGTGCTCGACGAGAGCCATCCGGCAGCGCTCGCCCCCGGCAAGCGACCGCGCTCGACGCTCTCGCCCACCATGGCTTTGCGTGACGGCAAACCCTACCTCGCCTGGGGCTCGCCGGGCGGCGACCAGCAGGACCAGTGGATCCCGCAATTCTTCCTGCGCCACGTCCATGCCGGCATGAACCTGCAGGCGGCGATCGACGCGCCGGCCTGGCACACCGAGCACTTCCCGTCCTCGTTCTGGCCGCGCACCGCCCGGCCGGGCGTGGTGGTGGTGGAAAACCGCATCAGCCCCGCCACCATCGCGGAGCTGCGCCGGCGCGGCCACCTCGTCGAGGTCGGGTCGGACTGGTCGGAGGGGCGGCTGACGGCAGCAAGCCGCGACGGGCGGCGCCTCAGGGCCGCCGCCAATCCCCGCGGCATGCAGGGCTACGCCGCGGGACGGTGA
- a CDS encoding polyhydroxyalkanoic acid system family protein, translating into MAKPLVVVIPHQLGRAEARRRLENGIGQAKEMLQKAGLSMADATWTGDRLSFLVAAMNQRVDGDIDVEDDAVRVEVRMPLLLSIFAHKIQQIVSQNGTKLLTKQ; encoded by the coding sequence ATGGCAAAGCCCCTGGTTGTCGTGATTCCCCATCAGCTCGGCCGGGCCGAGGCCCGCCGCCGGCTGGAGAACGGGATCGGCCAGGCCAAGGAGATGCTGCAGAAGGCGGGTCTCAGCATGGCCGATGCGACCTGGACCGGCGACCGGCTCTCCTTCCTCGTCGCCGCCATGAACCAGCGCGTCGACGGCGACATCGACGTCGAGGACGACGCGGTGCGGGTCGAGGTGCGGATGCCGCTCCTGCTCTCGATCTTCGCCCACAAGATCCAGCAGATCGTCAGCCAGAACGGCACCAAGCTGCTGACCAAGCAGTAG